In Pleurocapsa sp. PCC 7319, the following are encoded in one genomic region:
- a CDS encoding iron uptake porin, whose amino-acid sequence MKAKLILSGFSGLSIFFLSTSIAQAEFNGHHFHWLDSKEIAFSDGSSSIAENQNSHSNWQQSSDLSDFHFDKFENFELASKTSFSSPLATKTSGAINPSDHLTSPVLNDYQPHAGSLGEETIIPETYLVQTTNVSQMRDVAPNDWAYEALRSLVNRYSCISGFPDQTFRGNQSLSRYQFAAGLNSCLQQIERLIASQETVSQEDLQTINRLTQEFETELQAIAGRVDNLDSRLGWLEDNQFSTTTIFNGEVVFALADSFGGGPPGGCTFISEESSENVFSQDVVDCSDPRDPETNTVFAYLARLGLQSSFTGQDRLRMFLTTGNFDDGGFTNIQSLNTYMARLGYQAGLENQVVLDILEYRFPAFDDKVVFYASTFGFALSNVLTANSPYFDIGRGAVSRFGQLNPIFRIGGAMDAGVGFDWLITDPVRLQFAYGTRNSGNSEQGFFGSDHSALGVQFLVQPTENIVAGINYINSYNSDGILGTFTGSVNAETTGLWSGGRLPDQPNAQGEPSANPGFGLELGDFPAQTNAIGGSLQWRIVDNLTFGSWAAYTFTDFLREIPEFAGDTQGVAGQEPFGNTLTYLFSLGYSDPFGREGDLFAFLFGMPPKLVDAGPITRGQDVPFFEQVINNEEEEVVTDNDPRSDPRTGSDGSPRPPGSSEQFGREDEATSLHFEFFYRYTVNDHISITPGFFFVTNPGHIEDNDTLYVGTIRTTFRF is encoded by the coding sequence ATGAAAGCTAAGCTGATATTATCTGGGTTTTCTGGTCTATCTATATTTTTCCTATCGACCTCTATAGCTCAAGCAGAGTTCAATGGGCATCATTTTCATTGGCTCGATTCCAAGGAGATTGCCTTTAGTGATGGGTCTAGCTCAATCGCCGAAAATCAGAATTCTCATTCTAACTGGCAACAAAGCAGCGATTTATCAGACTTTCATTTTGATAAATTTGAGAACTTTGAGTTAGCATCGAAAACCAGTTTTAGTTCGCCCTTGGCAACCAAAACTTCAGGTGCAATAAATCCTTCGGATCATCTAACTTCACCAGTTTTAAATGATTACCAACCTCATGCTGGCTCTTTAGGCGAAGAGACAATCATCCCTGAAACTTATTTAGTTCAGACTACTAATGTGTCTCAAATGCGAGACGTTGCGCCAAATGATTGGGCATACGAGGCATTACGCTCCTTGGTAAACAGATATAGCTGTATTAGCGGTTTTCCCGATCAAACTTTTCGCGGGAACCAGTCCCTTAGTCGTTATCAATTTGCCGCCGGATTAAACTCTTGTTTACAACAAATTGAACGTTTAATCGCCAGCCAAGAAACTGTCAGTCAAGAAGATTTACAAACAATTAATAGACTAACTCAAGAATTTGAGACAGAATTGCAAGCGATCGCCGGACGAGTTGATAATCTAGACAGTCGTTTAGGATGGCTGGAAGATAATCAATTTTCCACAACCACCATTTTTAATGGAGAAGTTGTCTTTGCTCTAGCTGATTCCTTTGGTGGCGGACCTCCTGGAGGATGTACATTCATCTCAGAGGAATCATCAGAAAATGTTTTCAGTCAAGACGTAGTTGACTGTTCAGACCCACGAGATCCGGAAACCAATACAGTATTTGCTTACTTAGCTCGCTTGGGATTGCAAAGTTCTTTTACAGGTCAAGACCGCCTGCGAATGTTTTTAACCACAGGTAACTTTGATGATGGTGGTTTTACCAATATCCAATCCTTGAACACCTATATGGCTCGTTTGGGATATCAGGCAGGTTTAGAAAATCAAGTAGTGTTAGATATTTTGGAATATCGCTTTCCTGCTTTTGATGACAAGGTTGTTTTTTACGCTTCTACCTTTGGATTTGCCTTGAGTAATGTTCTGACTGCCAATTCTCCTTACTTTGATATTGGGCGAGGAGCAGTTTCCCGTTTTGGGCAACTAAATCCTATTTTTAGGATTGGTGGAGCAATGGATGCTGGAGTCGGTTTTGATTGGTTAATTACCGATCCAGTACGCTTACAGTTTGCTTATGGAACCAGAAATAGTGGCAACTCAGAGCAAGGATTTTTCGGTTCAGACCACAGTGCTTTAGGGGTGCAGTTCTTAGTGCAACCTACTGAAAATATTGTGGCGGGAATAAACTATATTAATTCCTATAATAGCGATGGAATTCTAGGCACTTTCACAGGTAGTGTCAATGCTGAAACTACAGGTTTATGGTCTGGAGGAAGGCTTCCAGATCAACCAAATGCACAGGGAGAACCCTCCGCTAACCCTGGCTTTGGTTTAGAACTGGGAGATTTTCCTGCTCAAACTAATGCCATTGGTGGAAGCTTGCAATGGCGTATAGTAGATAACCTAACCTTTGGTAGTTGGGCAGCTTATACTTTTACTGACTTCCTTAGGGAAATTCCTGAATTTGCAGGAGATACCCAAGGAGTAGCCGGACAAGAACCCTTTGGCAATACCCTAACTTATCTTTTTTCCCTCGGTTATAGCGATCCTTTTGGTCGTGAAGGAGATTTATTCGCTTTCCTTTTTGGAATGCCGCCTAAGTTAGTTGATGCGGGACCAATAACACGAGGTCAAGACGTGCCTTTTTTTGAACAGGTGATAAATAACGAGGAAGAGGAGGTTGTTACTGATAACGATCCTCGTTCCGATCCGCGCACGGGAAGTGATGGTAGTCCCAGACCACCAGGAAGCTCGGAACAATTTGGACGAGAAGATGAAGCCACTTCTTTGCACTTTGAATTTTTCTATCGCTATACAGTTAACGATCACATATCAATTACTCCAGGGTTTTTCTTCGTAACTAATCCAGGTCATATTGAGGATAATGATACTCTTTATGTCGGAACAATTCGGACTACTTTCCGTTTTTAA